In Amphiura filiformis chromosome 1, Afil_fr2py, whole genome shotgun sequence, the following are encoded in one genomic region:
- the LOC140156316 gene encoding uncharacterized protein, translating into MGMPYDGATLKPTVDALHVYCLINVGARIIKTLYISTYVIMDNIVSSAIPPESINIELHFVDGATSNATSDASIVKQYDINYNPPVTSSNEASVSVEQLLAVIQEQEEDQGKKQMEVPQRDSQAAPGSFLEDDEDVPESLRRQYVCDKCGRVYRSRSGLDDHVSVVHEQSLHVCHICGATMKWKTNLKTHLRTVHNIGGPKRALVINRKCQECGTTFRSNVLLYHHLRKVHKVAKPIKCKVCSKTFSTVGPSWWDHKKMHPEVYPCYTCDVCQSRFSTLGGFKKHQLQSGHGNNVKGQVDVTTGRI; encoded by the exons ATGGGGATGCCGTATGATGGGGCAACACTGAAACCAACAGTCGATGCTCTACATGTATATTGTCTTATTAATGTAGGGGCTAGAATAATCAAGACATTGTACATATCTACAT ATGTCATCATGGATAATATAGTAAGCTCCGCTATACCACCAGAATCCATCAATATTGAGCTCCATTTTGTTGATGGAGCTACCAGCAACGCAACATCCGATGCGTCAATTGTAAAGCAATATGACATAAACTACAATCCTCCAGTGACATCAA GTAACGAAGCTAGTGTGAGCGTGGAACAACTCCTCGCTGTCATTCAGGAGCAAGAAGAAGATCAGGGGAAAAAGCAAATGGAAGTACCTCAACGTGATTCCCAGGCTGCTCCTGGCTCTTTTCTTGAAGATGATGAGGATGTCCCTGAAAGTCTTAGGCGACAATATGTTTGTGACAA ATGTGGCAGAGTTTACAGGTCAAGATCTGGCCTAGATGACCATGTAAGCGTGGTACACGAGCAATCTCTTCACGTATGCCATATATGTGGTGCCACCATGAAATGGAAAACCAACCTAAAGACTCACCTGAGAACAGTTCATAACATCGGCGGTCCAAAGAGGGCGCTCGTAATTAACAGAAAATGCCAAGAATGCGGCACAACATTCCGTAGCAATGTTTTACTCTACCATCATTTGAGGAAGGTTCACAAGGTTGCTAAACCTATAAAATGCAAAGTTTGCAGTAAGACATTCAGTACAGTAGGACCATCATGGTGGGACCATAAGAAAATGCATCCAGAAGTGTATCCGTGCTATACTTGTGATGTTTGCCAATCAAGATTTTCCACACTTGGTGGTTTCAAGAAACATCAGTTACAATCAGGCCATGGaaataatgtcaaaggtcaggttgATGTGACAACAGGGAGAATATAA